A part of Fimbriiglobus ruber genomic DNA contains:
- the pdxA gene encoding 4-hydroxythreonine-4-phosphate dehydrogenase PdxA yields the protein MNTPTLLITLGDVAGVGPEIVAKAWPRLFGLARPVVVGDPDWVRRALDMIGSRAAVQVVDGVRAARPDLDTIPVVRATRRDLSSVKVGKVSAAAGGAAYDFLVFAIDETLARRAAGIVTCPLHKEGLHGAGVAFPGHTEILAERTGASSHAMLLYDDDLPLAVAHVTLHMALRAVIGQVTRESVLDKIRLLHGIVPRLTGAPARIGVSALNPHASDGGLFGDEEATVIAPAVVAARQEGIDATGPVASDAIFLPHNRAKFDGIVAMYHDQGHIAMKLLGGRRAVNVTAGLPIVRTSVAHGTAYDIAGKGVADESSLVSAVRVAAKLAAAR from the coding sequence ATGAACACACCCACATTACTCATCACCCTCGGCGACGTGGCCGGGGTCGGGCCGGAGATCGTCGCGAAGGCGTGGCCCCGGCTGTTCGGCCTCGCGCGGCCGGTCGTCGTCGGCGACCCGGACTGGGTCCGCCGGGCGTTGGACATGATCGGCTCCCGCGCGGCCGTCCAGGTCGTGGACGGCGTCCGCGCCGCCCGACCTGACCTCGACACGATCCCGGTCGTCCGCGCGACCCGCCGCGACCTGTCTTCCGTCAAAGTTGGGAAGGTGTCGGCTGCGGCCGGGGGGGCGGCTTACGACTTCCTGGTGTTCGCGATCGACGAGACGCTCGCCCGCCGGGCCGCCGGGATCGTGACCTGTCCACTTCACAAGGAAGGGCTGCACGGGGCCGGAGTCGCTTTCCCGGGGCACACGGAAATCCTCGCGGAGCGGACCGGGGCGTCCTCACACGCCATGCTGCTGTACGACGACGACCTGCCGCTCGCCGTCGCCCACGTCACGCTGCACATGGCCCTGCGGGCGGTGATCGGGCAGGTCACACGCGAATCCGTCCTCGACAAGATCCGTCTCCTGCACGGCATCGTCCCACGGCTGACGGGGGCACCGGCTCGCATCGGCGTGTCCGCCCTCAACCCGCACGCCAGCGACGGCGGGCTCTTCGGCGACGAGGAGGCGACGGTCATCGCCCCGGCGGTGGTGGCAGCCCGACAGGAAGGCATCGACGCGACCGGGCCGGTCGCGTCCGACGCCATCTTCCTGCCGCACAACCGGGCGAAGTTCGACGGGATCGTGGCGATGTACCACGACCAGGGGCACATCGCGATGAAGTTGCTCGGCGGCCGCCGGGCGGTGAACGTGACCGCCGGCCTGCCGATCGTCCGTACCAGCGTCGCGCACGGGACGGCTTACGACATCGCGGGGAAGGGCGTGGCGGACGAATCGAGTCTCGTGTCGGCGGTCCGCGTCGCGGCCAAGTTGGCGGCCGCTCGATAA
- a CDS encoding bifunctional serine/threonine-protein kinase/formylglycine-generating enzyme family protein has product MNYRNLLVNLGLVVGNMAARWEPSGIASKLLEAYGKHREKQQLKDELEALLRARFVDYRAQVEDAMGELRLKLSEGVRVQVEAYLSQFQASAKQAARLLGDPSATTVPATVGVDDPQQLAAFLPQRPPRFTVGDAVPGLPSWTLVEPLGAGGFGEVWKARHEDDDTFAAFKFIIDPAARERFTTSEARVLKEIHQKAPTDGVVKLLLAEPRQDPPWLQFEYVDGGDLSRLPEAWKGLPAAERVTRVRAVVHRLATTASHFHTLGVVHRDLKPSNVLLRADDSLVIADFGISKIIPASSVMPTPTNASLATIRAYTPIYASPQQKRHEPADRRDDVYALGVLWYQLLRGDLSLERPSGDGWKRVLAKLGVSEQEVALLNRCWDDEPDERPGDGSALAAELAEQPQAQRAVHAETPVVELRVVAPHRDADGSGLRWRLAAIVLLLCLCVAVILATDRIYLIPDIPDNPSQNKVTAPKRPDPDKETTGSGKTEQPTPSISPPVTSGKETLASQKPPLLDCTGPNGADAETVRAAQKAWAKYLGETSHEKSFPLDKDGQVMIDMVLVPPGKYYRGEGAEAKVITLSHPLWVGKYEVTQQQYEAVMGTNPSTFKKTGAEAALYPVESVSHDDAVALSTRTSRDTGGTYRLLSEAEWEYAYRAGTRTKFYNGNSDDTVGDIAQYEKNNTTSQAKVGSKKPNGFGLYDMAGNCWEWCSDWYEAYDATTVDPRGPESGSSRVYRGGSWNNSAEDCRAAYRNRFTPPNVRSILGFRLARVPSGSK; this is encoded by the coding sequence ATGAATTACCGCAACCTGTTGGTGAATCTCGGCCTGGTCGTCGGGAACATGGCTGCGAGGTGGGAGCCGTCGGGCATCGCCTCGAAGTTACTGGAAGCGTACGGCAAGCATCGCGAAAAGCAGCAGCTCAAAGACGAACTCGAAGCCCTGCTCCGGGCGCGGTTCGTGGACTACCGGGCTCAGGTCGAAGACGCGATGGGCGAACTCCGCTTGAAGCTGTCCGAGGGCGTCCGGGTTCAGGTGGAGGCGTACCTGTCCCAGTTCCAGGCGTCGGCCAAGCAGGCGGCCCGGCTCCTCGGCGACCCGTCCGCGACCACCGTGCCGGCGACGGTCGGCGTGGACGACCCGCAGCAGCTGGCCGCGTTCCTGCCGCAGCGCCCGCCGCGGTTCACCGTCGGGGACGCGGTGCCCGGGTTGCCGTCGTGGACGCTGGTCGAACCGCTCGGAGCCGGCGGCTTCGGCGAGGTGTGGAAGGCCCGGCACGAGGACGACGACACCTTTGCCGCGTTCAAGTTTATCATCGACCCGGCGGCCCGCGAACGGTTCACCACGTCGGAAGCCCGGGTGTTGAAGGAGATTCACCAGAAGGCGCCGACCGACGGCGTGGTCAAGCTGCTCCTGGCCGAGCCGCGGCAAGATCCGCCGTGGCTCCAGTTCGAGTACGTCGACGGGGGCGACCTTTCCCGCCTGCCGGAAGCGTGGAAGGGGCTGCCCGCCGCAGAACGGGTGACGCGGGTTCGAGCGGTCGTCCACCGCTTGGCCACGACGGCCAGCCACTTCCACACGCTCGGCGTCGTCCATCGCGACCTGAAGCCCTCGAACGTGCTGCTCCGGGCCGATGATTCGTTGGTGATCGCCGACTTCGGGATCAGCAAGATCATCCCGGCGTCGAGCGTGATGCCCACACCCACGAACGCCTCGCTCGCGACCATCCGGGCGTACACGCCCATCTACGCATCGCCGCAGCAGAAACGACACGAGCCGGCCGACCGCCGGGACGATGTCTACGCCCTGGGCGTCTTGTGGTATCAGCTCCTCCGCGGCGATCTGAGCCTCGAACGGCCGAGCGGCGACGGCTGGAAGCGAGTGCTGGCGAAGCTCGGGGTGAGCGAGCAAGAAGTGGCCCTGCTCAACCGCTGCTGGGACGACGAACCGGACGAGCGGCCGGGGGATGGAAGCGCGCTGGCGGCCGAGTTGGCGGAGCAGCCGCAAGCCCAGCGGGCGGTACACGCTGAGACGCCGGTTGTTGAACTTCGAGTGGTGGCCCCGCATCGCGATGCCGATGGCTCTGGTCTGCGATGGCGATTGGCAGCGATAGTGTTGCTCCTGTGCCTGTGCGTTGCGGTCATCTTGGCGACGGACCGTATTTACTTGATTCCAGATATTCCAGATAACCCATCGCAGAACAAGGTTACTGCACCTAAACGACCTGACCCCGATAAGGAGACGACCGGCTCGGGCAAAACTGAGCAACCAACGCCTAGCATCTCGCCGCCGGTTACTTCCGGCAAAGAAACGCTTGCAAGTCAGAAGCCGCCGCTGTTGGATTGCACAGGACCGAATGGGGCTGACGCTGAGACAGTGCGAGCGGCCCAGAAGGCGTGGGCCAAGTATCTGGGCGAGACGAGCCACGAGAAGTCGTTCCCTCTGGATAAAGACGGGCAAGTGATGATCGACATGGTGTTGGTGCCGCCGGGCAAGTATTACCGGGGTGAGGGCGCAGAGGCGAAGGTCATCACGCTGTCACACCCCCTCTGGGTGGGGAAGTACGAGGTCACGCAGCAGCAGTACGAAGCTGTAATGGGAACGAATCCGAGTACCTTCAAAAAGACAGGGGCGGAAGCCGCGTTGTATCCCGTGGAGAGCGTCAGCCATGACGACGCGGTCGCATTGTCGACCCGCACATCTCGGGATACCGGCGGCACGTACCGCCTGTTGTCTGAGGCCGAATGGGAATATGCTTATCGTGCCGGGACGCGGACCAAATTTTACAACGGCAATTCGGACGATACAGTGGGGGATATTGCGCAATACGAGAAGAATAACACCACGAGCCAGGCAAAAGTGGGCAGCAAGAAGCCGAATGGGTTCGGGCTGTACGACATGGCGGGGAATTGTTGGGAGTGGTGTTCGGACTGGTACGAGGCCTACGATGCAACGACCGTCGACCCTCGGGGGCCTGAGAGCGGCTCCAGCCGAGTGTACCGAGGCGGCAGCTGGAACAACTCTGCCGAGGACTGTCGCGCGGCGTACCGTAACAGGTTCACGCCGCCCAACGTGCGCAGCATCCTCGGTTTCCGGCTTGCCCGAGTTCCGTCCGGGAGCAAGTAA
- a CDS encoding class I SAM-dependent methyltransferase codes for MQGYEELMWIDSDVVFDPDDVERLRAHGLPITCGIYPKKGPRQFACEFLSGTPGIRFGKNGGPVEIRFCGFGFTHTRKPLYQTVARQLRLPMCNQRFNSPLVPYFEPMVIDDPGGKWSISEDYAFCERARRCGFKVVADTRIRLWHVGSYGYGWEDAGRDPERYADYTFAIPGAQGGEPVPALQTGPPPSEGFTEDWFSYNVPVWERILAPFKGRPVSALEIGVFEGRSTVWFLDHVLTHPEATLTWVDTFGGGAEHMAMDLNGLEARFRANAARFGAKVCGHVGRSQDVLRGMKGEPFDLVYVDGSHEAADVLADAVLAWPLLKVGGVLGFDDYGWKGMPEAVQRPAMAVDAFLGCMKGKFEEIHRGYQVWVRKTG; via the coding sequence ATGCAAGGCTACGAAGAACTGATGTGGATCGACTCGGACGTGGTCTTCGACCCGGACGATGTCGAACGGTTAAGAGCACATGGGCTGCCGATCACCTGTGGGATTTATCCGAAGAAAGGACCACGGCAGTTCGCTTGCGAGTTTTTATCCGGGACTCCTGGGATTAGGTTCGGGAAGAACGGCGGACCAGTCGAAATTCGGTTTTGCGGGTTCGGGTTTACCCATACTCGGAAGCCTCTCTACCAGACAGTTGCAAGACAACTTCGACTGCCGATGTGCAACCAGCGGTTCAACTCACCCTTGGTTCCGTACTTCGAGCCGATGGTGATCGATGATCCGGGAGGGAAGTGGTCGATCTCGGAGGACTATGCGTTCTGCGAGCGAGCAAGACGTTGCGGGTTCAAGGTGGTGGCTGATACTCGAATCCGGTTGTGGCACGTCGGGTCCTACGGGTACGGGTGGGAAGACGCGGGTCGAGATCCTGAAAGGTATGCGGACTACACGTTCGCCATCCCCGGCGCTCAGGGAGGTGAGCCGGTTCCGGCCCTCCAAACAGGACCGCCACCTTCAGAAGGGTTTACCGAGGACTGGTTCAGCTACAACGTGCCGGTGTGGGAGCGGATTCTGGCACCGTTTAAAGGTCGACCGGTCTCTGCCCTGGAGATCGGGGTGTTCGAAGGGCGAAGCACGGTCTGGTTCCTGGATCACGTCCTGACGCACCCGGAAGCGACGTTGACCTGGGTGGATACGTTCGGGGGCGGGGCTGAGCACATGGCGATGGATTTGAATGGGTTGGAGGCCAGGTTTCGAGCGAATGCGGCCCGGTTCGGGGCAAAGGTTTGCGGGCACGTCGGTCGCAGCCAGGACGTTCTACGGGGGATGAAAGGGGAGCCGTTCGATCTGGTGTACGTAGACGGGTCGCACGAGGCGGCCGATGTTCTTGCAGACGCAGTCCTGGCGTGGCCGCTGTTGAAAGTGGGTGGGGTACTCGGATTCGACGATTACGGGTGGAAAGGGATGCCGGAGGCCGTTCAGCGTCCGGCGATGGCTGTTGATGCCTTCCTGGGGTGCATGAAGGGGAAGTTCGAGGAGATCCACCGGGGTTATCAGGTCTGGGTTCGGAAGACCGGTTGA
- a CDS encoding Uma2 family endonuclease, whose protein sequence is MTVRSRNPIVDEIFYNDAAREYCASLPLEHFMESTPTSTQRAITLASLALVTAVRPDVHVFNELLIQYPTTDIHTIGRVVPDNMVAIHDGPIRADGSFNTPFEDAKPFWVLEYVSEGNKRKDYVDNMRRYEKALAVPYYLLFEPHKRQLVLFKLNTRKKYATVHPTAAERYPIPELELEIGLMDDWVRYWFRGELLALPAELAAEVEDMRRKLRKANRNVKIAKEETRVEREARIAAEKRTKAAEEALSDTEERARNAAEAFQTEIARLREELAASRRQPGDQ, encoded by the coding sequence ATGACAGTCCGGTCCCGCAACCCGATCGTGGACGAGATTTTTTACAACGACGCGGCCCGGGAGTATTGCGCCAGCCTGCCCCTGGAGCATTTCATGGAGTCCACGCCCACGAGTACGCAACGGGCGATCACGCTCGCCAGTCTCGCCCTCGTAACGGCCGTGCGGCCCGACGTTCATGTATTCAACGAACTCCTGATCCAGTACCCGACCACCGACATCCACACGATCGGCCGGGTCGTCCCGGACAACATGGTCGCGATCCACGACGGTCCCATTCGGGCGGATGGCAGCTTCAACACGCCGTTCGAAGACGCCAAGCCGTTTTGGGTTCTGGAATACGTATCGGAAGGGAACAAACGCAAGGACTACGTGGACAACATGCGGCGGTACGAGAAAGCCCTCGCCGTTCCTTACTACCTGTTGTTTGAACCGCACAAAAGACAGTTGGTGTTGTTTAAGTTAAACACGCGGAAGAAATATGCCACCGTCCACCCGACCGCCGCCGAACGGTATCCGATCCCGGAGTTGGAATTGGAAATCGGGTTGATGGACGATTGGGTCCGGTACTGGTTCCGCGGCGAGTTGCTCGCCCTGCCGGCCGAACTGGCGGCCGAAGTGGAAGACATGAGGCGCAAGCTGCGGAAAGCGAATCGGAACGTCAAAATTGCCAAGGAGGAGACACGAGTCGAGCGCGAGGCCCGAATCGCTGCCGAGAAGCGGACCAAGGCGGCCGAAGAGGCTCTGAGCGATACCGAGGAGAGGGCTCGGAACGCTGCCGAGGCGTTTCAAACCGAAATCGCGCGGCTCCGTGAAGAACTCGCCGCCTCGCGCCGGCAGCCGGGCGACCAGTAA
- a CDS encoding ROK family protein, whose translation MQVLVIDVGGTHVKILATGEKTSREFESGPTMTVQEMVSGVQKLVGDWKYEAVTIGYPGPVLRGKPVSEPHNLGPGWVGFDYAAAFGRPVKVINDAAMQALGGYREGKLLFLGLGTGLGSAMIVDGIVEPMELGHLPYKKATYEDYVGIRGLKRAGKKKWRQYVEDVVAKFIAALEPDDVVLGGGNVKKLKALPPGCREGDNANAFAGGFRLWEQADKETAAPPTSHPPQAQIGIAAEDKAT comes from the coding sequence ATGCAAGTTCTGGTCATCGACGTGGGCGGCACGCACGTCAAGATTCTGGCGACCGGGGAGAAGACCTCCCGCGAGTTCGAGTCCGGGCCGACCATGACGGTCCAGGAGATGGTTTCCGGCGTCCAGAAACTGGTCGGGGACTGGAAATACGAGGCGGTGACGATCGGCTACCCCGGCCCGGTCCTCCGCGGCAAGCCGGTCTCGGAGCCGCACAACCTCGGACCCGGGTGGGTCGGGTTCGACTACGCGGCCGCGTTCGGGCGGCCCGTCAAAGTCATTAATGACGCGGCCATGCAGGCCCTGGGGGGCTACCGGGAAGGCAAGCTGCTCTTCCTCGGCCTGGGCACCGGCCTCGGCTCGGCCATGATCGTGGACGGCATCGTCGAGCCGATGGAGTTGGGCCACCTGCCATACAAGAAAGCGACTTACGAGGACTACGTCGGGATTCGCGGGTTGAAACGGGCGGGGAAGAAGAAGTGGCGGCAGTACGTCGAGGACGTGGTCGCGAAGTTCATCGCGGCCCTCGAACCCGACGACGTCGTACTCGGCGGCGGTAACGTGAAGAAGCTCAAGGCCCTACCCCCCGGCTGCCGCGAGGGCGACAACGCGAACGCGTTCGCCGGCGGGTTCCGGCTGTGGGAGCAGGCCGACAAGGAGACGGCCGCGCCGCCCACGAGCCACCCGCCGCAGGCCCAGATCGGAATCGCGGCGGAAGACAAGGCGACCTGA
- a CDS encoding DNA gyrase/topoisomerase IV subunit B — protein sequence MSTAAPVQGKYTTADAIQVLEGLEPVRLRPAMYIGGVDTKGLHHLAWEIIDNSVDEYLNGHADAITVTLHKSADALTVQDNGRGIPVDIHPKHKKTGLELVLTVLHAGGKFGNGESGYFHSGGLHGVGASVVNALSRKLVATVRRDGYEWQQTYAKGIPATKLEKVGPFRGHGTSIYFEPDPTIFKVKHFDADVLKARLEDVSYIHSGLTITFKNEVNGETIELSHPGGIPEFLGVLVKKTEKTPITEAVFTAKRDTGDKMEIALQWTESTDEAIRSYVNGIRTPSGGTHENGLKSAVRKAVNGYIETHDIKIKGLKITPDDIREGIVAVLSVFVEHPEFEGQTKQRLNNTDVEAKVDNFVRAALETWMNNNKTAADDIVGRIILAAKAREASRAAKEEVKRKSPTNRRLSLPGKLADCKARDRDDTELFIVEGDSAGGSAKQGRNNATQAVLPLRGKILNGEDLPTLKCLKNQELADLVNAIGTGAGDQGKFHYEGLRYGKIILLMDADADGHHITTLLLDFFFRHLPELINKGHVYIAQPPLYRIDVGKETFWAKDDADKERILSGLRANAKPDITRFKGLGEMPFKTLAQTTLDPRSRTILKVEVTEKVDAHNAFQEMLGKDPEPRYNFIMKKADQAASDELDV from the coding sequence ATGAGCACCGCCGCCCCCGTACAAGGCAAGTACACGACCGCCGACGCGATCCAGGTTCTCGAAGGACTGGAGCCGGTCCGCCTGCGGCCGGCCATGTACATCGGCGGGGTCGACACCAAGGGCCTCCACCACCTCGCCTGGGAAATCATCGACAACTCGGTCGACGAGTACCTGAACGGCCACGCCGACGCGATCACCGTCACCCTCCACAAGTCCGCCGACGCCCTGACCGTGCAGGACAACGGCCGCGGCATCCCGGTCGACATTCACCCGAAGCACAAGAAGACCGGGCTCGAACTCGTCCTCACCGTCCTCCACGCCGGCGGCAAGTTCGGCAACGGCGAGAGCGGGTACTTCCACTCCGGCGGCCTCCACGGCGTCGGCGCGTCGGTCGTCAACGCCCTCTCCCGCAAGCTCGTGGCCACCGTCCGCCGCGACGGGTACGAGTGGCAGCAGACGTACGCCAAGGGCATCCCGGCCACCAAGCTCGAAAAGGTCGGCCCGTTCCGCGGACACGGCACGTCCATCTACTTCGAGCCCGACCCGACCATCTTCAAGGTCAAGCACTTCGACGCGGACGTCCTCAAAGCCCGCCTCGAAGACGTCTCGTACATCCACAGCGGCCTGACGATCACGTTCAAAAACGAAGTGAACGGCGAGACGATCGAACTGTCCCACCCGGGCGGCATCCCCGAATTCCTCGGCGTCCTGGTCAAAAAGACCGAGAAAACACCCATCACCGAGGCCGTGTTCACCGCCAAGCGGGACACCGGCGACAAGATGGAGATCGCCCTCCAGTGGACCGAGTCGACCGACGAGGCGATCCGGTCGTACGTCAACGGCATCCGCACGCCGTCCGGCGGGACGCACGAGAACGGGCTGAAGTCCGCCGTCCGCAAGGCCGTGAACGGCTACATCGAGACGCACGACATCAAGATCAAGGGACTCAAGATCACCCCGGACGACATCCGCGAGGGGATCGTGGCGGTTCTGTCCGTGTTCGTCGAACACCCGGAGTTCGAGGGCCAGACCAAGCAGCGGCTGAACAACACGGACGTCGAAGCCAAGGTGGACAACTTCGTCCGCGCCGCCCTCGAAACCTGGATGAACAACAACAAGACGGCGGCGGACGACATCGTCGGCCGGATCATCCTGGCGGCCAAGGCCCGCGAGGCGTCGCGGGCGGCCAAGGAGGAAGTGAAGCGGAAGTCGCCCACGAACCGCCGGCTCAGCCTGCCCGGCAAGCTGGCCGACTGCAAGGCCCGGGACCGCGACGACACCGAACTGTTCATCGTCGAAGGGGATTCGGCCGGCGGGTCGGCCAAACAGGGCCGGAACAACGCGACGCAGGCGGTCCTGCCGTTGCGTGGGAAGATCCTGAACGGCGAAGACCTGCCGACGCTCAAGTGCCTGAAGAACCAGGAACTCGCCGACCTCGTGAACGCCATCGGCACCGGCGCCGGCGACCAGGGCAAGTTCCACTACGAGGGCCTGCGGTACGGCAAGATCATCCTGCTCATGGACGCCGACGCCGACGGCCACCACATCACCACGCTCCTGCTCGACTTCTTCTTCCGGCACTTGCCCGAGCTGATCAACAAGGGCCACGTCTACATCGCCCAGCCGCCGCTCTACCGGATCGACGTGGGCAAGGAGACGTTCTGGGCGAAGGACGACGCCGACAAGGAGCGCATCCTCTCCGGCCTCCGGGCGAACGCGAAGCCGGACATCACCCGGTTCAAGGGGCTGGGCGAGATGCCGTTCAAGACGCTCGCCCAGACGACGCTCGACCCGCGGTCGCGAACGATCCTGAAGGTCGAGGTTACCGAGAAGGTCGACGCGCACAACGCCTTCCAGGAGATGCTCGGCAAAGACCCCGAGCCGCGCTACAACTTCATCATGAAGAAGGCCGACCAGGCTGCGTCGGACGAGCTGGACGTGTGA